In a genomic window of Corynebacterium lizhenjunii:
- a CDS encoding ABC transporter substrate-binding protein translates to MSACVTNVEPALPDGWQPIEVNAVPEIAALAPQLDGKLTIGTNPPYAPFELKDNNGAIVGMEMDLARAVAQVLDAELEIKEQDFSLILPAVAQGQIDMGASGLTDTAERRKNFDFVDTLYAGIQWAQRPGNDVDPDNPCGLTVAVQRTSVSETEDVRPKQQRCLDEGQEEMTVLSYDTGDNAALAVLMGRADALSADSPVSAWAVNRSDERLELVGELFDAAPYGFAVPKGSPLAPALAAAMQHLIDTGVYAQILAQWGIDEGLIDHALINESPAHVS, encoded by the coding sequence ATGTCTGCTTGCGTGACCAACGTCGAACCTGCCTTGCCAGACGGCTGGCAACCCATCGAAGTCAACGCCGTGCCAGAAATCGCGGCGCTGGCACCGCAACTGGACGGCAAGCTGACCATCGGCACCAACCCGCCGTATGCGCCTTTTGAGCTCAAGGACAATAACGGAGCCATCGTCGGCATGGAGATGGACCTGGCGCGCGCCGTGGCCCAGGTGCTCGACGCGGAACTGGAAATCAAAGAGCAAGATTTCTCCCTGATTTTGCCCGCAGTGGCCCAAGGCCAAATAGATATGGGCGCCTCGGGGCTTACTGATACAGCAGAGCGCCGCAAGAATTTCGACTTCGTGGACACCCTCTACGCCGGCATCCAATGGGCTCAGCGCCCCGGCAACGACGTCGACCCGGATAACCCCTGCGGGCTCACGGTGGCGGTGCAGCGCACCAGCGTCTCCGAGACCGAAGATGTCCGCCCCAAACAACAGCGCTGCCTGGATGAAGGCCAGGAAGAAATGACCGTCCTGTCCTACGACACCGGGGACAACGCGGCACTGGCCGTGCTGATGGGGCGTGCCGATGCCCTCTCCGCCGACTCCCCTGTCAGCGCCTGGGCCGTCAACCGCTCCGATGAGCGCCTGGAGTTAGTCGGTGAGCTCTTCGATGCCGCCCCGTACGGCTTTGCCGTCCCCAAAGGCTCCCCTCTGGCCCCGGCGCTGGCTGCCGCCATGCAGCACCTCATTGATACAGGGGTCTACGCCCAAATTCTGGCCCAATGGGGTATTGATGAGGGCCTCATCGACCACGCATTAATCAACGAAAGTCCAGCACATGTCTCCTAA
- a CDS encoding DUF368 domain-containing protein, which yields MHYVLNALRGALIGSAELVPGISGGTVALIVGIYERALHNANALFKLKFREVEWGFLASVAVGMLAAVFGLSTVIHSFVENQFSASHSMFMGMVFVSITVPLLMLSPGQRSQASTWIAFAVSTVAIFFVTGYTRTDVADPSYIVIFFAAAIAICALILPGVSGSLILLTMGLYAPVIGAVSERNFVFLAVFAAGALFGLAAFVRLLEYLLDNHRGPTLGAMAGFMLGSLRALWPFGAEQDAGAGTIIACFLLGAVVVSIFIVIDARKARATEPTTAA from the coding sequence ATGCACTATGTTCTTAACGCGCTTCGCGGCGCCCTGATTGGCTCAGCAGAGTTGGTCCCCGGTATCTCCGGCGGCACCGTAGCCCTCATCGTTGGTATCTACGAACGGGCCCTGCACAACGCCAATGCCCTGTTCAAACTCAAATTCCGCGAGGTTGAATGGGGATTCCTTGCCTCCGTTGCCGTGGGCATGCTCGCAGCCGTCTTCGGGCTGTCCACCGTCATTCACAGCTTTGTAGAGAATCAATTCTCCGCTTCCCACTCGATGTTCATGGGCATGGTATTTGTCTCCATCACCGTCCCCCTCCTCATGCTCAGTCCCGGCCAACGTAGCCAGGCCAGTACCTGGATCGCCTTCGCGGTCTCTACCGTGGCTATTTTCTTCGTCACCGGCTACACCCGCACTGACGTCGCGGACCCTTCGTACATCGTCATCTTCTTCGCCGCCGCGATTGCCATCTGCGCACTCATCTTGCCCGGAGTCTCTGGTTCACTCATCCTGCTGACCATGGGCTTATACGCCCCCGTCATCGGAGCAGTCTCCGAGCGCAACTTCGTCTTCCTCGCCGTCTTTGCCGCCGGTGCACTATTCGGCCTCGCTGCCTTCGTGCGCCTGCTGGAATACCTGCTGGACAACCACCGCGGCCCTACCCTGGGCGCCATGGCCGGTTTCATGCTGGGCTCCCTGCGCGCCCTGTGGCCCTTCGGCGCTGAACAAGACGCCGGTGCGGGCACCATCATCGCCTGCTTCCTCCTCGGCGCCGTGGTAGTCAGCATCTTCATCGTCATCGACGCCCGCAAAGCCCGCGCCACCGAGCCAACCACCGCAGCCTAA
- a CDS encoding IS3 family transposase (programmed frameshift), translated as MGTMRFDQETKDRALRLYYEAVAEEGATKIGARRKIGGMLDINPATLNNWILKAEKEAAASSLAAEQDKDAEIARLRKEVKQLTEANEILRLASGFFRPGGARPQTKIVVEFLHAHRHLYSIERMCQVLNEHQYQISPATYYRYQARNFGPTDAELDEAYEANRLYDLWVANRRVYGRRKLWKAAKRAGWDIGRGKVNRLMTLLGISGVLRRKSTRTTVANPNNPRFADHCKRAWESVERPDQWWVADFTYVYTKQGFCYVAFVTDVYSRRILGYSVAESKTTEFILSALRQAISLRSREDPNFSPVGVIHHSDAGSQYTSAELRGLIAREGMTGSIGTVGDAYDNGLMESTIGLYKSEEIDFEGRKWSNWQEVEAATASWVSWYNTERLHGSIDYIPPKEHEMWYRLTNPNREQSEAQAA; from the exons ATGGGCACTATGAGGTTTGATCAAGAGACCAAGGACCGTGCGCTGCGCTTGTACTACGAGGCGGTTGCCGAGGAGGGCGCGACGAAGATTGGGGCGCGCCGCAAGATCGGTGGGATGCTGGATATCAACCCGGCGACACTGAATAACTGGATCCTGAAAGCCGAGAAGGAAGCAGCGGCTTCCTCGCTTGCTGCCGAGCAGGACAAGGACGCCGAGATTGCCCGGTTGCGCAAGGAAGTCAAGCAGCTGACAGAGGCCAACGAGATCTTGAGGTTGGCCTCGG GCTTTTTTCGCCCAGGCGGAGCTCGACCGCAAACAAAAATAGTCGTGGAGTTTCTCCATGCTCACCGGCACCTTTATTCCATCGAGCGGATGTGCCAGGTCCTCAACGAGCATCAGTACCAGATTTCTCCTGCTACCTATTACCGGTATCAGGCACGAAATTTCGGTCCTACCGATGCCGAGCTTGACGAAGCATACGAGGCAAACCGGCTCTACGACCTGTGGGTTGCTAATCGGCGGGTCTATGGGCGTCGCAAGCTGTGGAAGGCAGCTAAGCGGGCTGGATGGGACATTGGTCGGGGCAAGGTCAATCGCTTGATGACCCTGTTGGGCATTAGTGGTGTGCTGCGGCGTAAATCCACGCGCACGACAGTGGCCAACCCGAACAATCCCCGGTTTGCCGATCACTGCAAGCGAGCCTGGGAAAGCGTAGAACGCCCGGATCAGTGGTGGGTGGCAGATTTTACCTATGTCTACACCAAGCAGGGCTTTTGCTACGTTGCGTTTGTCACCGACGTGTATTCGCGCAGGATACTGGGCTATAGCGTTGCCGAGTCAAAGACCACTGAGTTTATCCTCAGCGCGCTGCGCCAAGCTATTAGCCTTCGCAGCCGCGAAGACCCAAACTTTAGCCCGGTAGGAGTCATCCATCATTCGGATGCAGGCTCGCAGTACACCAGTGCCGAGCTGCGCGGGCTCATAGCCCGGGAAGGAATGACTGGTTCTATCGGAACTGTCGGCGATGCCTACGACAACGGGCTTATGGAGTCCACCATTGGCCTGTATAAGAGTGAGGAGATTGATTTCGAAGGCCGTAAGTGGAGCAACTGGCAGGAAGTCGAAGCAGCCACCGCGAGCTGGGTGAGTTGGTACAACACCGAGCGCCTACACGGATCCATTGACTACATTCCACCAAAGGAACACGAAATGTGGTACCGTCTCACCAATCCCAACAGGGAGCAATCAGAAGCCCAAGCGGCTTAA
- a CDS encoding RDD family protein, which produces MLFGPVFNLRLKLVARRAVAWWIDGFLVAAITVVLRWTLQGSDTTATPEFDAAFRTIAPAVIFFFYRILIEACTGTSLGKWSMRLRVHTPGTPWPCAALRNAWLLLPMLGLSTYVNDEYLTGALLLLGAIGVATFGVTPWDKLAGASVKLQTATT; this is translated from the coding sequence ATGCTTTTCGGCCCTGTCTTTAACCTGCGACTCAAGCTGGTGGCGCGCCGCGCCGTCGCGTGGTGGATTGACGGCTTCCTGGTTGCAGCCATCACGGTAGTGCTGCGGTGGACACTTCAAGGATCCGATACCACCGCGACCCCCGAGTTTGATGCTGCCTTTCGCACCATCGCCCCCGCGGTGATCTTCTTTTTCTACCGGATACTTATTGAGGCTTGCACGGGCACCTCGTTGGGCAAGTGGTCCATGCGACTGCGAGTCCACACCCCCGGTACCCCATGGCCCTGCGCTGCGCTGCGCAATGCGTGGCTACTCCTTCCCATGCTCGGGCTGAGCACGTATGTCAATGATGAGTACCTGACTGGGGCCCTGCTGCTCCTCGGCGCAATTGGCGTGGCCACCTTCGGAGTGACCCCCTGGGACAAGCTGGCCGGGGCCAGCGTCAAGCTCCAGACAGCCACCACCTAG
- a CDS encoding transposase, with product MSVSTLQRRFATFWYVQPPMPADPHRVYDQVFIDGTYFNTKCLLVLADCDHVISWFWGYTEDSWAYGRLLDTIAPPLIATTDGHKGSAKAIRNTWPETKIQRCLVHVKRNIQTATGLHPTSTMGKALRRLSLELLHIDDLDQAADWTIKLQKFGQTFN from the coding sequence GTGAGCGTATCAACGCTCCAACGCCGCTTCGCTACCTTCTGGTATGTGCAACCACCAATGCCAGCAGACCCCCACCGGGTCTATGACCAGGTCTTTATCGATGGGACATACTTCAACACAAAATGCCTGCTTGTCCTGGCCGACTGCGACCATGTCATCTCCTGGTTCTGGGGATACACCGAAGATTCCTGGGCCTACGGACGGCTGCTCGACACCATAGCCCCGCCCTTGATAGCGACTACAGATGGTCATAAAGGCTCAGCAAAAGCCATCCGAAACACCTGGCCTGAGACCAAGATCCAACGCTGTCTCGTCCACGTCAAACGAAATATTCAAACCGCTACAGGTCTTCATCCCACATCAACAATGGGCAAGGCACTACGCCGACTATCCCTAGAGCTACTGCACATTGACGATCTCGACCAGGCCGCCGACTGGACGATAAAGCTGCAAAAGTTCGGCCAAACCTTCAACTGA
- the polA gene encoding DNA polymerase I, giving the protein MAFRAFYALPAENFATTGGQHTNAVYGFLSMLANIVGEEAPDAMAVAFDVGRKTFRTEMFPEYKAQREAAPEEFRGQVDLIREVLETLGITTLSLENFEADDIVATLATEASAAGGFETLIVTGDRDYLQLVNDTTTVLYPMKGVSTLHRFTPAAVEEKYQLTPQQYPDFAALRGDPSDNLPGVPKVGEKTATKWIQQYGSLDELIAHADDIKGVVGNNFRERIEQVRMNRQLTQMITDMELEVGPQDLGFKGAAVADVAARFDQLEFGATLRERVLAVIPHDGAEAAASGAMEAEQGPEVTVDTLQAGQLSAWLGHADGTAVYVRGSAQPGRGDASAVALVREDFHAVQLELAELDAGDDAALAAWLEAPARKYFHDAKAAFHMLAGRGIALAGVEHDTALAAYLLRPGQRTYELADVYQRHLRKTLGAPTDQLSLLDDAALIDSAVAVAELAIELPRQLQEIDSLELYSDMELPLALVLAQMEATGIAVDTQRLEDQLEVLVQQVAEQESAARKLAGDDSLNLNSPKQLQVVLFETFEMPKTKKTKTGYSTAAKEIEQLAVEHPHPFLEHLLAHREYQKLKTTLEGLIKTVQSDGRIRTTFNQTVASTGRLSSTEPNLQNIPVRTDAGRKIREAFVVGEGFEALLTADYSQIEMRVMAHLSQDPGLIEAYQQGEDLHNYVGARVFDVPVDEVTAELRRRVKAMSYGLVYGLSAFGLSQQLGIPAGEAKKTMDAYFDRFGGVKRYLDNVVVQARKDGYTSTIFGRRRYLPELNSDNRLARENAERAALNAPIQGTAADIIKIAMLRVDRALEGYHSRVLLQVHDELVVEVAPGEMDAVREIVEREMGAAIQLRVPLEVSAGTGENWDAAAH; this is encoded by the coding sequence ATGGCCTTTCGTGCGTTCTACGCGCTGCCGGCGGAGAATTTTGCTACCACCGGGGGCCAGCACACCAACGCGGTGTATGGCTTTTTGTCCATGCTGGCCAACATTGTTGGCGAGGAAGCGCCGGATGCCATGGCGGTTGCGTTTGACGTGGGGCGAAAGACTTTCCGCACGGAGATGTTTCCGGAGTATAAGGCCCAGCGTGAGGCCGCACCGGAAGAGTTTCGCGGGCAAGTAGACCTTATCCGGGAGGTGTTGGAAACACTGGGGATTACCACGCTGTCGCTGGAGAATTTTGAGGCCGATGACATTGTGGCCACTCTAGCTACCGAGGCGAGCGCGGCCGGGGGCTTCGAGACGCTGATTGTCACCGGCGACCGCGATTATTTGCAGCTGGTCAATGACACCACCACGGTGCTCTACCCCATGAAGGGCGTGTCTACGCTGCACCGCTTTACCCCGGCGGCGGTGGAGGAGAAGTACCAGCTGACCCCGCAGCAATATCCGGATTTTGCGGCGCTGCGCGGGGATCCGTCTGACAACTTGCCGGGCGTGCCCAAGGTGGGGGAGAAGACGGCTACCAAGTGGATTCAACAGTATGGGTCTTTGGATGAGCTGATTGCGCACGCAGACGATATCAAGGGCGTGGTGGGCAATAATTTCCGCGAGCGTATTGAGCAGGTGCGCATGAACCGCCAGCTCACGCAGATGATTACTGACATGGAGTTGGAGGTAGGCCCGCAGGATCTCGGCTTTAAGGGTGCTGCTGTGGCGGATGTGGCGGCGCGTTTTGACCAGTTGGAGTTTGGTGCCACCCTTCGGGAGCGAGTGTTGGCGGTGATTCCACATGATGGCGCTGAGGCTGCTGCCAGTGGTGCGATGGAGGCGGAGCAGGGCCCGGAGGTTACTGTCGATACACTGCAGGCCGGCCAGCTGAGCGCGTGGCTAGGCCACGCCGATGGGACGGCGGTCTACGTCCGGGGCAGTGCGCAGCCGGGTCGGGGGGATGCCTCTGCCGTGGCACTGGTGCGTGAGGATTTTCATGCGGTGCAGTTGGAGTTGGCAGAGCTTGACGCTGGCGATGACGCAGCCTTGGCTGCCTGGTTGGAAGCCCCGGCCCGAAAGTACTTCCATGATGCCAAGGCTGCCTTTCACATGCTGGCCGGGCGGGGAATTGCGCTGGCAGGGGTAGAGCATGACACTGCCTTGGCTGCATATTTGTTGCGGCCCGGCCAGCGTACCTATGAGCTTGCCGATGTCTATCAGCGTCACCTGCGCAAGACCCTCGGGGCCCCCACGGACCAGCTTTCCTTGCTTGACGATGCCGCCCTGATCGATTCTGCTGTGGCGGTGGCTGAGTTGGCCATCGAGCTGCCGCGTCAACTCCAGGAGATTGATTCGCTGGAGCTCTACAGTGATATGGAGCTGCCGCTGGCCCTGGTGCTGGCACAGATGGAGGCCACCGGCATTGCGGTGGATACCCAACGGTTAGAAGACCAGTTAGAGGTGTTGGTTCAGCAGGTTGCGGAGCAGGAGTCTGCGGCGCGGAAGCTGGCGGGGGATGATTCCCTGAATTTGAACTCTCCCAAGCAGCTGCAGGTAGTGCTTTTTGAGACCTTCGAGATGCCCAAGACGAAGAAGACTAAGACGGGCTATTCCACGGCGGCGAAGGAAATTGAGCAATTGGCGGTGGAACACCCGCACCCATTTTTGGAGCACTTGTTGGCGCACCGGGAGTACCAAAAGCTCAAGACCACTTTGGAGGGTTTGATTAAGACTGTGCAGTCGGATGGGCGGATCCGTACCACGTTTAATCAGACGGTGGCCTCAACCGGGCGGTTGTCGTCTACGGAGCCGAACCTGCAAAACATTCCGGTGCGCACTGATGCCGGCCGCAAGATCCGGGAGGCCTTTGTGGTGGGCGAGGGTTTTGAGGCGTTGCTGACTGCGGACTATTCGCAAATTGAAATGCGCGTGATGGCGCACCTCTCGCAAGATCCAGGCCTGATTGAGGCCTACCAACAGGGTGAGGACTTGCACAACTACGTGGGCGCCCGCGTCTTTGATGTTCCGGTCGATGAGGTCACTGCAGAGCTGCGCCGGCGTGTGAAAGCTATGTCCTATGGTCTGGTCTATGGTCTGTCTGCGTTTGGCCTGTCCCAGCAGTTAGGTATCCCAGCCGGCGAGGCTAAGAAGACTATGGATGCTTACTTCGACCGCTTTGGTGGGGTGAAACGATACCTGGACAATGTGGTGGTCCAAGCGCGCAAGGATGGTTATACCTCTACCATCTTTGGGCGGCGGCGCTATCTTCCGGAACTGAACTCAGACAACCGTTTGGCGCGGGAGAACGCGGAGCGTGCGGCCTTGAATGCGCCCATCCAAGGTACGGCGGCGGACATCATTAAGATCGCGATGTTGCGGGTTGACCGTGCGTTGGAAGGCTACCATTCCCGGGTGCTGCTGCAGGTCCACGATGAATTGGTTGTCGAAGTCGCACCGGGAGAGATGGACGCGGTGCGCGAGATTGTGGAGCGCGAAATGGGCGCAGCTATTCAGCTGCGAGTGCCGCTGGAGGTCTCTGCTGGTACTGGGGAGAATTGGGACGCTGCTGCGCACTAG